One Pseudoalteromonas rubra genomic window, TTGTATCGGTGTATTTGCTGGCGCAAACCCCGCCGCCTTCGCCGGACGACCAAAGTGCAAGGCAAGCCCGTGCGCCTATGAATGCTCAGCAGCGTCTGGCGTTTTTCCTCCGTTATGCGCCGGGCATTTTACTGCTTATCAGCAGTTTTTTGCTGTTTACCGGCTTGCGAGATTTTCGCGATAACTTCTCTGCGGAGATTTGGCAGGCACTCGGCCACGGCGAAGAGCCAGCGATTTTTGCCTATGCGGGCATTCGCATCGCTGGTGTCGTGTTGTTTGTGCTCGCTGCCATGGTGATGATTAAGAACAACACCAGTGCGTTTTTAAGTAATCATGGCTTTATTTTGCTGGGTTGCGTGCTGCTGGGTGGCACCACCTATGCGTTTGAGCAGCACTGGATAGACGGCAAAAGTTGGATGGTGTGGCTGGGTGCCGGACTGTATATCGCTTACATCCCCTATAACTGCTTTTTGTTTGACCGCATGATTTCAGCCGTAGGCTCAACGGCGAATGCGGGTTTTTTAATTTACCTGGCCGATTCAGCGGGTTACCTGGGGAGTGTCAGCATCTTGTTGTATCGCACATTTGCCTCCCCCGAGATCAGCTGGCTCGCGTTTTTTATTCAACTTTGTTACCTGGTAGCAATCCTCGGCGGCGCGCTGGTGGTTGGCTCTATGGTGTATTTCAGTATCCGCCTGTTACGCCGGGGCCACATGCCATTGACCGACTCGCCTTCACGGCCGGCATAAGCGCCGCACACTATCATAAGGAAACCACATGAATCATATTGAAGCTGTCATTTTAGACTGGGCTGGAACTGTCGTGGATTATGGCTCTGTCGCCCCCACTACCATTTTTGTTGAGGCCTTCAAGCAGGCTTATGACTTTGATATTTCTCTGGCTGAAGCCCGTGTACCAATGGGTATGGGCAAATGGGACCACATAAAGACACTCGGTCAGTTGCCTTCGGTTGATGCTCGCTGGCAGGCACAGTTTGGCGAGGCCATGAGCGATGACACGGTCGATACTATTTACAACACTTTTATGCCGTTGCAAAAAGCCAAGGTGGCGCAACATGCAACGCCGATTGCCGGTGCACTTGATACCATCGGCTGGTTACAGGCGCAGCAGATCAAAGTGGGTTCCTGCTCAGGCTATCCACGCGAAGTGATGGAGATCCTGGTACCCGAAGCGGCAAAGCAAGGGTATAGCCCGGACTGCTGGGTCGCCAGTGACGACACCATAGGGTCAAGACCGGGTCCCTGGATGGCATTAGAAAATGTACAGAAGTTGGGGATCAATGACGTGGCCAACTGCATCAAATTTGACGACTCAGCGCCGGGTATTACAGAAGGGCTACGTGCAGGTATGTGGACTGTGGGTCTGGCGGTCACTGGCAATGCCATCGGTTTAACCGAAGCTGAGTGGCGGGACCTGACGGCTGAGCAGCAAAGTGTGCTGAAAGAAAAAGCTTATTCTGAGCTGTATCAGGCTGGCGCCCATTTTGTGGTCGACTCTTTGGCGGATGCCATTCCCGTGATCCAGCAGATCATGGCGAAACGAGCCAGACACCAGCGCCCATGAGCCACTGTCAGCCATTTTGGTTCAGGCAGGCGCAGGCGTTGACGGACGACAAAACAACCAAGCCATTAACTGCCCATATTCACAGTGATGTGTGTATTGTCGGTGGCGGTTATACCGGGCTCTGGAGTGCCATTAAAATAAAGCAACAGTCGCCCAACACCGATGTCACCCTGGTTGAGAAAGGCCGCTGTGGCGAAGGGGCATCCGGGCGCAACGGCGGTTGTATGCTGACCTTTGCGACTAAGCTGAATACCTTGCTCAGGCTGTTTGGTGTTGAAGAAGCCATTCGTCTGGTACAGGCATCCGAGCAGGCGGTGTTTGATATTCAGCGATTTTTTCATCGCTACAATATTGACGCTGAGGTGCGCGCTGAAGGCGCGCTTTACACTGCCACCAATGCGGCACAGGCGCAATCTTTGTCACATCCAGTGTCTTTGCTTGAACAGCATGGTATCAATCGCTGGCAGGCGTTAGCGCAGGCTGACGCCATCAGGCTTTCAGGCAGCACACAAACCCGTGCAGCGATTGCCACTGATGCCGCAGGCAGCGTGCATCCGGGCAAGCTGGTGCTGGGCCTCAAAAAAGTGGCCCAGTCGCTGGGCGTGAAGGTTTATGAGCAGTCACCCATGACGGGGTTGCAGGGCAGTACTAATCCGACGGTTGAAACACGCCTCGGTAGCGTGAAAGCAAAGAAAGTGGTTATCGCCATTAATGGCTGGATGGGGCAATGTTTCCCGCGCTTTAATCGCCACTATGTACTGGTGTCTTCCGATATGATGATCACCCGGCCGATGGGGCAAGCCCTGGCCGACATAGGCCTGTCCCACGGTAAAGCGGTGGCTGATTCACGTATTTTTGTACACTATTACAGAACCAGTGCGGATGGTCGCCTGATGCTGGGTAAGGGCGGTAATCTGTTTGCTTATGGCAATAAAATGCTCAGCGCATTCGACAAACCCAGTGGTTTTGAAGCTATGCTTAAAGCCAGCTTTCGGCATTTGTTTCCTGCACTGGATGGCGCGTTTGAAACGAGCTGGACAGGGGCGTCAGACAGGTCTGCTACCGGCCTGCCATTTTTTGGCCGATTGAATGGTAACCCCAATGTATTTTATGGGCTGGGTTATTCGGGCAATGGTGTTGTACAAAGCTATCTGGGTGGTGAGATCTTGTCGTCGCTGGTATTGGGGTTAGACAATGCCTGGGCACGCAGTGGTCTGGCACAAGGACCACTGGGCACATTCCCGCCTGAGCCAATACGTTATTTAGGGGCGCAACTGGTAAAGCAGTCGGTGCAGCGTAAAGAGCGGTGTGAAGATGCCGGTCACTCCCCCTGGTGGCTTGATAAGCAGTTATCAAAGCTGGCGGCCGCCGCCGGTAAGGCTGATAAATGACAGACACCATAGATGAAATTGCCTGTTTGTTTAGACAGTTCGGTGACAATACTTACGGCGAAGCATGCACACAGATCAGCCATGCAGTCAGCAGCGCCTGGCATGCACAACAGCATCAGGCAGCGCCTGACATGGTGTGCGCAGCATTTTTGCATGACATTGGCCA contains:
- the phnX gene encoding phosphonoacetaldehyde hydrolase, yielding MNHIEAVILDWAGTVVDYGSVAPTTIFVEAFKQAYDFDISLAEARVPMGMGKWDHIKTLGQLPSVDARWQAQFGEAMSDDTVDTIYNTFMPLQKAKVAQHATPIAGALDTIGWLQAQQIKVGSCSGYPREVMEILVPEAAKQGYSPDCWVASDDTIGSRPGPWMALENVQKLGINDVANCIKFDDSAPGITEGLRAGMWTVGLAVTGNAIGLTEAEWRDLTAEQQSVLKEKAYSELYQAGAHFVVDSLADAIPVIQQIMAKRARHQRP
- a CDS encoding DUF5690 family protein, translating into MSFINRVIQRSHTWVFVVYASSAAFMTYFCMYAFRKPFSVGKFEQVEAFMGVLDFKIALVLAQVFGYLLSKFIGIKVVSELTANRRALAILTLVMAAQLALVLFALVPEQLKPLMMFLNGVPLGMIWGIVFSFLEGRKTSEILGAFLSVTFIVASGLVRTVGQWLMVDLNVTEYWMPATTGAIFTVPLFVSVYLLAQTPPPSPDDQSARQARAPMNAQQRLAFFLRYAPGILLLISSFLLFTGLRDFRDNFSAEIWQALGHGEEPAIFAYAGIRIAGVVLFVLAAMVMIKNNTSAFLSNHGFILLGCVLLGGTTYAFEQHWIDGKSWMVWLGAGLYIAYIPYNCFLFDRMISAVGSTANAGFLIYLADSAGYLGSVSILLYRTFASPEISWLAFFIQLCYLVAILGGALVVGSMVYFSIRLLRRGHMPLTDSPSRPA
- a CDS encoding FAD-dependent oxidoreductase; translated protein: MSHCQPFWFRQAQALTDDKTTKPLTAHIHSDVCIVGGGYTGLWSAIKIKQQSPNTDVTLVEKGRCGEGASGRNGGCMLTFATKLNTLLRLFGVEEAIRLVQASEQAVFDIQRFFHRYNIDAEVRAEGALYTATNAAQAQSLSHPVSLLEQHGINRWQALAQADAIRLSGSTQTRAAIATDAAGSVHPGKLVLGLKKVAQSLGVKVYEQSPMTGLQGSTNPTVETRLGSVKAKKVVIAINGWMGQCFPRFNRHYVLVSSDMMITRPMGQALADIGLSHGKAVADSRIFVHYYRTSADGRLMLGKGGNLFAYGNKMLSAFDKPSGFEAMLKASFRHLFPALDGAFETSWTGASDRSATGLPFFGRLNGNPNVFYGLGYSGNGVVQSYLGGEILSSLVLGLDNAWARSGLAQGPLGTFPPEPIRYLGAQLVKQSVQRKERCEDAGHSPWWLDKQLSKLAAAAGKADK